In the Hippoglossus stenolepis isolate QCI-W04-F060 chromosome 14, HSTE1.2, whole genome shotgun sequence genome, one interval contains:
- the LOC118121598 gene encoding LOW QUALITY PROTEIN: tubulin alpha-1C chain (The sequence of the model RefSeq protein was modified relative to this genomic sequence to represent the inferred CDS: inserted 1 base in 1 codon), with protein MRECISVHVGQAGVQIGNACWELYCLEHGIQPDGQMPSNKTIGGGDDSFSTFFSETGAXKHVPRAVFVDLEPTVIDEVRTGSYRQLFHPEQLITGKEDAANNYARGHYTIGKEIIDLVLDRIRKLADQCTGLQGFLVFHSFGGGTGSGFTSLLMERLSVDYGKKSKLEFSIYPAPQVSTAVVEPYNAILTTHTTLEHSDCAFMVDNEAIYDICRRNLDIEHPSYTNLNRLMSQIVSSITASLRFDGALNVDLTEFQTNLVPYPRIHFPMATYAPVISAEKAYHEQLTVSEITNACFEPANQMVKCDPRHGKYMACCLLYRGDVVPKDVNAAIGTIKTKRTIQFVDWCPTGFKVGINYQPPTVVPGGDLAKVQRAVCMLSNTTAIAEAWARLDHKFDLMYAAAFVHWYVGEGMEEGEFSEAREDMAALEKDYEEVGADSLGEDDEEEGDY; from the exons ATG CGTGAGTGTATCTCCGTGCACGTTGGTCAGGCCGGTGTCCAGATTGGCAATGCCTGCTGGGAGCTTTACTGCCTGGAACATGGGATCCAGCCGGACGGACAGATGCCCAGCAACAAGACCattggaggaggagatgactCCTTCAGCACCTTCTTCAGTGAGACCGGAG GGAAGCACGTCCCCAGAGCTGTTTTTGTCGACCTGGAGCCCACTGTCATCG ATGAAGTACGCACTGGAAGCTACCGCCAGCTGTTCCACCCTGAGCAGCTGATCACTGGTAAAGAGGATGCTGCCAACAACTACGCCCGTGGACACTACACCATTGGCAAAGAGATCATTGACCTGGTGCTGGACAGGATCCGCAAACTG GCTGACCAGTGCACTGGTCTTCAAGGCTTCCTGGTTTTCCACAGCTTCGGAGGTGGCACCGGCTCTGGCTTCACCTCACTGCTGATGGAGCGTCTGTCCGTCGACTACGGTAAGAAGTCCAAGCTGGAGTTCTCCATCTACCCAGCCCCCCAGGTGTCCACCGCTGTGGTGGAGCCCTACAATGCCATCCTGACCACCCACACCACCCTGGAGCACTCCGACTGTGCCTTCATGGTAGATAACGAGGCCATCTACGATATCTGCCGCAGGAACCTCGATATCGAGCATCCCTCCTACACCAACCTGAACAGGTTGATGAGTCAGATTGTGTCCTCCATCACTGCTTCCCTCCGTTTCGATGGTGCCCTCAATGTTGATCTGACCGAGTTCCAGACCAACTTGGTGCCATATCCCCGTATCCACTTCCCTATGGCCACCTACGCTCCGGTCATCTCTGCTGAGAAGGCCTACCATGAGCAATTAACGGTGTCTGAGATCACAAATGCCTGCTTCgagccagccaatcagatggtGAAATGTGACCCTCGCCACGGTAAATACATGGCCTGCTGCCTCCTGTACCGTGGAGATGTGGTGCCCAAAGATGTCAACGCTGCCATCGGCACCATCAAGACCAAACGCACCATCCAGTTTGTGGACTGGTGCCCCACTGGTTTCAAGGTCGGCATCAACTACCAGCCGCCCACTGTGGTTCCTGGTGGAGACCTGGCCAAGGTCCAGAGGGCTGTGTGCATGCTGAGCAACACCACCGCCATCGCTGAGGCCTGGGCTCGCCTTGACCACAAGTTTGATCTGATGTACGCAGCTGCCTTCGTTCACTGGTATGTGGGTGAGGgtatggaggagggagagttctCTGAGGCCAGAGAGGATATGGCAGCTCTGGAGAAAGATTACGAAGAGGTCGGAGCTGATAGTTTgggagaggatgatgaggaggaaggggatTATTAA
- the LOC118121347 gene encoding uncharacterized protein LOC118121347, whose protein sequence is MVHSGSASPMRTSPTASPHLTDPATAPPLQVAPPLVPPPRDTSGQGLTQTPAKHLSTDPTSIRPPQPSTPSPADAEPPVVTPAEALTSSSSPASSWSSTQTTTPAQGLFNGRTSGRKRTPKACDCCGPNSKGHNVKTPGRGRGKGRGAVKDLWDTPNRKVGAQLTRTNSSDLTKEMGEEAEDENDTYEKVQTTVIMANAHTLADTHTLPPLPVTSLQDGTIRNCAAPQKACTQNDEDMLIKGSGVSGEGGKGCGVNRDVEMRLSGMPARRALVVRGRGRGMMTGAMFASKMKVEVRIKSQAGSCVVTGSKVDASAQSLVAHSLEENKDAQMYHGVQTHPSTFKSPFCNGDTVNLTDSESEEEADLIMSELGNGLLSISRQSGPASRSDTPQNIDSDVDQANEGADHGSLPVTLSNGNVTTSTDHDHRSTPMEVETSQCPITVYGVQHHWALGDHRLYCQPGTWEKKPMEEVSGKELSEEAGMDVKMSNEESLERLTDMVNDFLESFYIKYGSFIPLTETDVLEHLKKNGNSDFSKWFVHARTHTHTHTRPIEPMKVELMTGQAGLLSVAGFMVMYNKHSLGLEDLGTLEEQNWLNDQIINMYGELIMEATQHKVHFFNSFFHKQLVAKGYDGVKRWTKKVDLFSKWLLLIPIHLEIHWSLVTVTMATKTISYYDSQGIVFRHTTDNIMKYLQSEAREKEQTAFQKGWKITIIKGIPQQRNDSDCGVFVLEYCRRLSVRQPLLFSQEDMPLIRKRIYKEMCDCRLND, encoded by the exons ATGGTTCACAGCGGCTCTGCTTCCCCAATGAGAACATCACCTACAGCATCGCCTCATTTAACTGATCCTGCTACAGCACCTCCTCTGCAAGTGGCACCTCCCCTGGTGCCTCCCCCTAGAGATACCTCTGGTCAGGGCCTAACACAGACCCCTGCAAAACACCTCAGCACAGACCCTACCTCTATCCGCCCCCCTCAGCCCTCTACTCCGTCTCCTGCTGATGCAGAACCTCCCGTTGTAACACCAGCAGAAGCACTTACAAGCAGCTCAAGCCCAGCCTCATCCTGGTCCTCTACGCAGACAACAACCCCTGCTCAGGGCCTATTCAATGGGCGTACATCAGGCAGGAAGAGGACTCCTAAGGCCTGTGATTGCTGTGGACCCAACAGTAAAGGACACAATGTCAAAACCCCgggcagagggagggggaaagGGAGGGGAGCTGTCAAGGACCTCTGGGACACCCCAAACAGAAAAGTGGGGGCCCAGCTGACACGTACCAATAGCTCTGATTTGACCAAGGAGAtgggagaggaagcagaggatgaaaATGACACGTACGAGAAGGTGCAAACAACTGTAATAATGGCTAATGCTCACACCCTCGCTGATACACACACCCTTCCTCCCCTGCCTGTCACGTCCCTGCAGGACGGAACAATAAGGAACTGTGCTGCCCCACAGAAAGCATGTACGCAGAATGATGAGGACATGTTGATAAAGGGGTCGGGGGTTTCTGGCGAAGGAGGAAAAGGATGTGGGGTTAACAGAGATGTGGAGATGAGACTGTCGGGAATGCCAGCCAGGAGAGCGTTAGTCGTCAGAGGTAGAGGGAGGGGAATGATGACAGGAGCAATGTTTGCATCGAAAATGAAAGTAGAAGTTAGAATTAAAAGCCAAGCCGGGAGTTGTGTTGTCACTGGTTCTAAAGTGGACGCTTCAGCTCAGTCATTGGTAGCGCACAGTCTGGAGGAGAACAAAGATGCACAGATGTATCACGGGGTGCAAACTCACCCCAGCACGTTTAAATCTCCGTTCTGTAATGGGGACACAGTAAATCTGACTGACTCCGAATCTGAAGAAGAGGCCGATTTGATCATGAGTGAACTGGGAAATGGACTGTTATCCATTTCAAGACAGTCAGGCCCTGCATCAAGATCGGATACGCCTCAGAATATTGACTCTGACGTGGACCAGGCTAATGAAGGAGCAGACCACGGTTCTTTACCAGTAACTCTGTCTAATGGAAATGTCACCACATCGACGGACCATGACCACAGATCCACACCTATGGAAGTGGAAACCTCCCAGTGCCCTATCACAGTGTACGGTGTGCAGCACCACTGGGCATTAGGAGACCATAGGCTGTACTGTCAGCCGGGAACCTGGGAGAAGAAGCCGATGGAAGAAGTGTCGGGGAAGGAACTGTCAGAAGAAGCAGGGATGGACGTGAAGATGTCGAATGAAGAAAGTCTGGAGCGGCTCACTGATATGGTCAATG ATTTTCTGGAGAGCTTCTACATAAAGTACGGCAGTTTCATTCCTCTCACTGAGACAGACGTCCTGGAACACCTGAAGAAGAACGGCAACTCTGACTTCAGCAAGTGGTttgtgcacgcacgcacgcacacacacacacacacacgtccaatCGAGCCTATGAAGGTGGAATTG ATGACTGGTCAGGCTGGTCTGCTCTCCGTCGCAGGCTTCATGGTGATGTATAACAAACACTCCCTGGGCCTGGAGGACCTAGGTACACTGGAAGAACAGAATTGGCTTAATGACCAG ATCATCAACATGTATGGAGAACTCATTATggaagcaacacaacacaag GTTCATTTTTTCAACAGCTTTTTCCATAAGCAGCTTGTTGCCAAGGGTTACGATGGTGTGAAGAGATGGACTAAAAAA GTCGACCTCTTCTCCAAGTGGCTGCTGCTAATTCCAATTCATTTAGAAATCCACTGGTCTCTCGTCAcggtcaccatggcaaccaaaacCATCAGTTACTACGACAGCCAAGGCATCGTCTTCAGACACACCACAGAT AACATTATGAAGTACCTCCAGTCTGAAGCCAGAGAGAAGGAACAGACAGCGTTTCAGAAAGGCTGGAAAATTACTATCATCAAG GGAATTCCTCAGCAGAGAAACGACAGCGACTGTGGAGTTTTTGTCCTGGAG TACTGCCGTCGTCTGTCAGTGAGGCAGCCGCTGCTGTTCAGTCAGGAGGACATGCCTCTCATCCGAAAGAGGATCTACAAAGAAATGTGTGACTGTCGCCTTAACGACTGA